A window of the Polaribacter batillariae genome harbors these coding sequences:
- a CDS encoding response regulator: MQEDRVYIVLADDDEDDRLFFEEAFEELKMNTKVKTCNDGVELMDYLNNETNSLPNILFLDLNMPKKSGIECLLEIKNNERFKDIAIAIYSTSASEEDIENTFVMGANIYIKKPDDFKKLKKILSNVVTINWQYHTNGLNKDNFLLRL; encoded by the coding sequence ATGCAAGAAGATCGTGTATATATCGTTTTGGCAGATGATGATGAAGATGACAGGTTATTTTTCGAAGAAGCTTTCGAAGAATTAAAAATGAATACCAAAGTAAAAACTTGTAACGATGGTGTAGAATTAATGGATTATTTAAACAACGAAACCAATTCTTTGCCAAATATTCTTTTTTTAGATTTAAACATGCCTAAAAAATCTGGAATAGAATGTTTGCTCGAAATTAAAAATAACGAACGTTTTAAAGACATTGCTATTGCCATTTATTCTACCTCTGCATCCGAAGAAGATATAGAAAATACCTTTGTAATGGGTGCCAATATTTATATTAAAAAACCAGACGATTTTAAAAAATTAAAAAAAATACTATCTAACGTAGTTACTATTAATTGGCAGTATCATACCAATGGTTTAAATAAAGATAACTTTTTATTACGTTTATAA
- a CDS encoding CHASE3 domain-containing protein: MKLKIINSERFLKAIFGVSLFLILCMGGFAYQHVQKLTKSFEMVEHTYEVNVELEQILSYLKDAETGQRGYLISKDTLFLEPYYSSREKTNNSFARLKELTKNDKTQQNSLKNLSFLIAENLSIFDKSFKYANKNGTNTADFYALLNNGKNTMDSIRAKISKMIAHQNQLLQVRKKKSNESLTNTPLVIYSVLIITLVILLLTYAKINKDLKNLKKKNIQLEIFKESTNQSEIVSKHGNWTYYINEDKFEYSNNLYRLLGEQPQSFDPTIENFMKFVHPEDAENLQKQVNRMIKEENLPFIYYRIIQKNGNIKHFKAYGKMIVSEDNQKRLLGITSDITEEVKNYKLLEERNLELERNNKELSSFNHVASHDLQEPLRKIQTFISRLDHKEANNLSEKGKLYLERIKIAASRMRLLIDDLLQFSRTNKSEEVLEVTNMNLILENAKQELAETILEKEATITSDAIPEMTVIPFQIQQLFINLIGNSLKYSKQNVKPIIEISYSKINTDDVSKLKKPKYSNYHKLTFVDNGIGFDQEYAEKIFVLFSRLHNKNEYSGTGIGLSICKKIIDNHQGYIFAEGKLNKGATFEVFLPFK, translated from the coding sequence GTGAAGCTAAAAATTATAAATTCAGAACGTTTTTTAAAAGCAATTTTTGGCGTTAGTCTTTTTTTAATATTATGTATGGGAGGGTTTGCCTACCAACACGTTCAAAAACTTACAAAGTCTTTTGAAATGGTAGAGCATACCTACGAAGTTAATGTAGAGTTAGAACAAATACTTTCTTATTTAAAAGATGCAGAAACTGGGCAAAGAGGATATCTTATTTCTAAAGACACCTTGTTTTTAGAACCTTATTATTCGAGTAGAGAAAAAACGAACAACAGTTTTGCCAGATTAAAAGAACTTACAAAAAACGATAAAACACAACAAAATAGTTTAAAAAACTTAAGCTTTTTAATTGCCGAAAATCTAAGTATTTTTGATAAAAGCTTTAAATATGCAAATAAAAATGGTACTAATACTGCCGATTTCTATGCACTATTAAATAATGGAAAAAATACGATGGACAGCATTCGTGCAAAAATTAGTAAAATGATTGCCCATCAAAACCAGCTACTTCAAGTAAGAAAGAAAAAAAGTAACGAAAGCCTAACAAACACTCCATTAGTTATTTATTCTGTTTTAATAATTACATTGGTTATTTTATTACTTACTTATGCTAAAATTAATAAAGATTTAAAAAATCTTAAAAAGAAAAATATCCAGTTAGAAATTTTTAAAGAATCTACAAATCAATCAGAAATTGTAAGCAAACATGGCAATTGGACCTACTATATTAATGAAGATAAGTTCGAATATTCCAATAATTTATACCGCCTTTTAGGAGAGCAACCACAATCTTTTGATCCTACCATCGAAAACTTTATGAAATTTGTGCATCCAGAAGATGCAGAAAATTTACAAAAACAAGTAAATAGAATGATAAAAGAAGAAAACCTCCCTTTTATCTATTACAGAATTATTCAAAAAAACGGAAATATAAAGCACTTTAAAGCTTATGGTAAAATGATTGTAAGTGAAGACAATCAAAAAAGGCTTCTAGGAATTACATCCGATATTACAGAAGAAGTAAAAAATTACAAACTGCTAGAAGAAAGAAACTTAGAACTAGAAAGAAATAATAAAGAACTATCTTCTTTTAACCATGTTGCAAGCCACGATTTGCAAGAACCTTTGCGTAAAATTCAAACCTTTATTTCTAGATTAGATCATAAAGAAGCCAACAACCTATCTGAAAAAGGAAAATTATATTTAGAGAGAATAAAAATTGCAGCATCTAGAATGCGTTTGTTAATAGACGACTTGTTACAGTTTTCTAGAACCAATAAATCTGAAGAAGTTTTAGAGGTTACAAACATGAATCTTATCTTAGAAAATGCAAAGCAAGAATTGGCCGAAACAATTTTAGAAAAAGAAGCCACAATAACTTCAGATGCCATTCCTGAAATGACCGTTATTCCCTTTCAAATTCAACAATTATTTATAAATTTAATTGGCAATTCTCTTAAATATAGCAAGCAAAATGTAAAACCGATTATAGAGATTTCTTACTCGAAAATAAATACAGATGATGTTTCTAAACTAAAAAAACCAAAATATAGCAACTACCATAAATTAACATTTGTAGATAATGGAATTGGTTTCGACCAAGAATATGCAGAAAAGATTTTTGTGCTTTTTAGCAGATTACATAACAAAAACGAATATTCTGGAACAGGAATTGGACTGTCTATTTGCAAAAAAATTATAGACAACCACCAAGGCTATATTTTTGCTGAAGGAAAATTAAATAAAGGCGCCACTTTCGAAGTTTTTCTTCCTTTTAAATAA
- a CDS encoding LamG-like jellyroll fold domain-containing protein: MNTKKIYYKIILLIIFGFVLAPILNPVYGQILCSTCNQCEEGEQVENEADYNINIGESAEEMSFNEADMLGGEVSEKFATEAVEDVALRAGIEEMSVGLEAFDLVSGVADIFGAGLGLAFLIYDFIMVEEERRIEQAHDREEEQWVKKTSGDYVLPIVPSFSIKASDLNSAKDTVSFAVFFQKTIDSAAVRNYLEAKDSVGYINKTYGYNKLTDHLPYAFSIFQENLISQNYDYNPYFSQWILEGGELLIGGNDAVYHASENPEYAVRNYRRKVAEITLSENSNNKAQANVELYWKHYNPNLTYLDWPPEYPDVQANFSNTRERTLSNTSELVMELAYIENGQIVVVKEVEYTVEDNGEKMLFRVHNLNISDAPRGKELFVRFMVQSHKYFSHLQAYSYYWWQWKSGAEESSSNYKNHFPTMFLASNNEYGTPLEQRMLFPEPSLERKTLAYFRIHDYQLYHKEESASIVANQSNVNPFPKVNNFGITEFENGSDISKPEADKTNLSIKIPYRDGWRQIDYIEIESITSPFVTVLDFNVENNNGNKKISVRGFYNTINSSENDLTVNYLIPSTSQEGSYSISSNNFVDNISTSSSTTTSVEFLVQNTPFKAFETVDVKAYYTDGSMTRDLFRIPLTNNSIERAYYTFVNGKNNLKLGHGTPTDPSETMDWLVEIQPNGNYAIANRATGGVLGFIDGEYGIYNWDPKNDGLYWNLEFSAQNFVKLFNIGQKAYLDLNNDGQFIFNFSDGMPFAFNRKNSANPIIDDEKYITNPIKGAVLDITDTGDPGLLDKNRISSTNRKVKLIYSGCMTYVIQNGSSGKYLNFTSRSGLTWSQSENANDISHWLVRYVDDTNFYLTVNNLPLRYNTHFDENIAVNESVTFNVHGKPQFSGVDYQFQFKDVLNLPDLIAHYTFGGNSTDYSKYAHHGQAEGAEYQNDPERNMAIYFDGIDDYVDTSFDFDPLDLKDMTIALWMRTESWGESDAVLIGSRNWSINRNGTTNGIKVHTFHNGGTVQYGMDSGSINDVTGLTWHHVALVLDTQDDGSVNRTLYVDGVVANTSNIPYGFMDVVNDEDPNTTIGNRFGGAIGSSFKGHISDVKMWKKVLSETEMQEEYSMTKKEDFLLANYQFENNLSDSSVYERHGSLSNMTFANDSKRGLVAQFNGQNGYVEVADDLNPRKFGGDFSVSLWMKTNFQSGIMEIIGSKQFLISTIGGGTISASLYTETLSSVAAYNLESTISMDEWNHVVAVYDTDKTNGTVKIKLYINSNLIDQTTTTSNFNLNESVLGMGRLSSFGSNYYNGMLDDVRIWKKALTLEEISEEYASSKIDIMDPLAVYAFTESNANDSSGNNHHGINSGSSYISDLDRGIVASFDGTDDYIDTNYDFDPNDYNGDLTVTFWMKNKIDSKNFSNIMAGSNFEIKMRGDKLIGDINVYDPLNPSTSYGLPSSEDLIDDSWYHIAYVIDTEAQSGKINRKLYINGALNNSRDLNLDWANGAGNTILGSDLNKNSHVTYDGNLDDVVFWGRALTASEVELLYKEDNIVKYEPTNPITEAIAYFPFNGNVNDESAMGKDFDGGLNDGATFANDPAKGDVVTLDGNDMISIQSGINAKDGLPQQKFTVSTWVKTTTAKGWSSLIGLVTDNGSDEKGWILGTNGSGQKFSIGISTNNVLTYLVAPNNFNLNQWYHVAATYDGTTMKLFVDGQQQASSTARSGDITYDPSGGTFQIGSFKDSNDDIRHIGALDEITIWERALTAAEISSIMSLSPNMNNKNLDEKQYISEDEILSLTDTPSNLQQLVIYPNESDGHFNIAFNLAESSTVTYRIIAISSGQQLAFGTRDFQPGSHVWEVMENGLPDGILVIKINSKQWTETRKLIIKNY; encoded by the coding sequence ATGAATACGAAAAAAATTTATTATAAAATAATTTTATTGATAATCTTTGGATTCGTCCTAGCTCCAATACTTAACCCTGTTTATGGGCAAATTCTATGTTCCACCTGTAATCAATGTGAAGAAGGTGAACAAGTTGAAAACGAGGCGGATTATAATATAAATATTGGAGAGTCAGCAGAAGAAATGTCTTTTAATGAGGCGGATATGCTAGGAGGGGAAGTCTCTGAGAAATTTGCGACAGAAGCAGTAGAAGACGTAGCTCTTCGTGCTGGGATTGAAGAAATGTCTGTTGGATTGGAAGCTTTTGATTTAGTCTCAGGAGTAGCCGATATCTTTGGTGCTGGATTGGGTCTCGCATTTTTAATTTACGACTTTATTATGGTTGAAGAAGAAAGAAGGATTGAACAAGCGCATGATCGTGAAGAGGAACAATGGGTCAAAAAAACGTCAGGAGATTATGTGTTGCCAATTGTTCCAAGTTTTTCAATTAAGGCATCCGATCTGAATTCTGCCAAGGACACGGTTTCTTTTGCTGTTTTTTTTCAAAAAACAATTGATTCTGCTGCAGTAAGAAACTATCTAGAAGCCAAAGATTCCGTTGGTTATATTAATAAAACCTATGGGTATAATAAATTGACGGATCATTTACCATATGCATTTTCAATTTTTCAGGAAAATTTAATTAGCCAAAATTATGATTATAATCCATATTTCAGTCAATGGATTTTGGAAGGAGGAGAATTGCTTATTGGAGGAAATGACGCTGTGTATCACGCTAGTGAAAATCCGGAGTATGCCGTGCGAAATTATAGGAGAAAAGTAGCCGAAATAACATTGTCGGAAAATAGCAATAATAAAGCACAAGCAAATGTGGAATTGTACTGGAAACACTATAATCCAAATTTAACCTATCTTGATTGGCCACCTGAGTACCCAGATGTACAGGCGAATTTTAGCAATACAAGAGAAAGAACGCTATCTAATACAAGCGAGCTAGTTATGGAACTAGCCTATATTGAAAACGGTCAGATAGTAGTGGTTAAAGAAGTAGAATATACTGTTGAAGATAATGGAGAAAAAATGTTGTTTAGAGTGCACAACTTGAATATTTCTGATGCGCCTAGAGGCAAAGAACTTTTCGTACGTTTTATGGTTCAATCCCACAAATATTTTTCACACTTACAAGCGTATTCCTATTATTGGTGGCAGTGGAAATCAGGAGCAGAAGAAAGTTCCTCGAACTATAAAAATCACTTTCCAACTATGTTTTTAGCAAGTAATAATGAGTATGGAACTCCGTTGGAACAAAGAATGCTTTTTCCGGAACCTTCTCTTGAAAGAAAGACCTTAGCATATTTTAGAATTCACGATTATCAGCTTTATCACAAAGAAGAATCTGCAAGTATTGTAGCAAACCAATCTAATGTAAATCCGTTTCCTAAAGTGAATAATTTTGGAATCACAGAATTTGAAAATGGAAGTGATATTTCTAAGCCTGAAGCCGATAAAACAAATTTATCTATAAAAATACCTTATAGAGATGGTTGGAGGCAAATTGATTATATTGAGATTGAAAGCATAACATCACCATTCGTAACCGTTTTGGATTTTAATGTTGAAAATAATAATGGTAACAAAAAAATTTCAGTTAGGGGATTCTATAACACAATAAATAGTTCTGAGAATGATTTAACGGTTAACTACTTAATACCAAGCACCTCTCAAGAAGGAAGCTACAGTATTTCTTCCAATAACTTTGTTGACAATATTTCAACTTCATCAAGTACCACCACTTCAGTCGAGTTTCTCGTTCAGAATACACCTTTTAAAGCATTTGAGACGGTTGATGTGAAAGCATATTATACAGATGGTTCCATGACAAGAGATCTTTTCCGTATACCTCTTACCAATAATTCTATTGAGCGTGCCTACTATACTTTTGTAAATGGGAAAAATAACTTAAAATTGGGTCACGGTACTCCAACAGATCCAAGTGAAACTATGGATTGGCTTGTAGAAATTCAACCTAATGGTAATTACGCTATAGCAAACCGGGCTACAGGGGGTGTTTTGGGTTTTATAGATGGGGAATATGGAATATATAATTGGGATCCTAAAAATGACGGATTATATTGGAACCTGGAATTTTCAGCACAAAACTTTGTAAAACTTTTTAATATAGGGCAGAAGGCTTATTTGGATTTGAATAACGATGGTCAGTTTATTTTTAATTTCTCCGATGGTATGCCTTTTGCTTTCAATAGAAAAAATAGTGCAAACCCTATTATTGATGACGAAAAATATATTACCAACCCTATAAAAGGTGCCGTACTGGATATTACAGATACTGGAGATCCTGGACTATTAGATAAAAACAGAATTTCTTCAACTAATAGAAAAGTAAAATTAATTTATTCGGGATGCATGACATATGTAATCCAAAACGGAAGTTCAGGTAAATACTTGAATTTCACTTCTAGATCAGGTCTCACTTGGTCTCAAAGTGAAAATGCTAACGATATCTCCCATTGGCTGGTTAGATATGTTGATGATACTAATTTTTATCTAACGGTCAATAACTTACCTTTAAGATACAATACTCATTTTGATGAAAATATAGCGGTTAATGAATCTGTGACGTTTAATGTTCATGGGAAACCTCAATTTAGCGGTGTTGATTATCAGTTTCAATTTAAGGATGTTCTTAATCTACCAGATCTTATTGCACATTATACCTTTGGAGGGAATAGTACAGATTATTCTAAATATGCTCATCATGGACAAGCCGAAGGAGCTGAATATCAGAATGACCCAGAAAGAAATATGGCAATTTATTTTGATGGTATAGACGATTATGTGGACACTAGTTTTGATTTTGATCCCTTAGACCTAAAGGATATGACCATAGCTTTATGGATGCGTACCGAGAGTTGGGGTGAAAGTGACGCTGTTCTGATAGGTTCCAGAAATTGGTCAATAAATAGGAATGGAACAACAAACGGCATAAAAGTACATACATTTCATAACGGGGGCACGGTTCAATATGGCATGGATAGCGGCTCCATAAATGATGTAACCGGCTTAACATGGCATCATGTGGCCTTAGTGTTGGACACCCAAGATGATGGCTCGGTAAACCGAACGCTATATGTGGACGGCGTTGTTGCAAACACATCAAATATACCTTATGGCTTTATGGATGTGGTAAACGACGAAGACCCTAATACAACCATAGGCAATCGATTCGGCGGAGCGATCGGAAGTAGCTTTAAAGGACATATAAGTGACGTTAAAATGTGGAAAAAAGTGCTTTCCGAAACCGAAATGCAAGAGGAATACAGCATGACCAAAAAAGAAGATTTTCTGCTTGCCAATTATCAATTTGAAAATAATCTCTCTGATTCGTCGGTCTATGAACGCCATGGTTCGTTATCCAATATGACCTTTGCCAATGACTCGAAAAGAGGTTTAGTAGCTCAATTTAATGGTCAAAATGGATATGTAGAAGTAGCCGATGACCTGAACCCTAGGAAGTTTGGTGGTGATTTTAGTGTATCTCTATGGATGAAAACTAATTTTCAATCGGGTATTATGGAGATAATAGGGTCAAAACAATTTTTGATAAGTACCATAGGTGGAGGAACTATTTCCGCTTCATTATATACGGAAACTTTAAGCAGTGTAGCAGCGTACAATTTGGAGAGTACTATTAGTATGGATGAATGGAACCATGTTGTGGCAGTATATGATACCGATAAAACCAATGGTACAGTAAAGATTAAATTGTATATCAATTCCAATCTAATCGACCAAACGACCACCACATCTAATTTCAACCTTAATGAATCTGTTTTGGGAATGGGCAGGCTATCAAGTTTCGGATCAAATTATTACAACGGTATGTTAGATGACGTTAGAATATGGAAAAAGGCGCTTACCCTTGAAGAGATTTCTGAAGAATATGCTTCCTCGAAAATAGATATAATGGATCCTTTGGCCGTCTATGCCTTTACGGAATCAAATGCCAATGATAGTTCTGGAAACAACCATCACGGTATTAACAGTGGGTCAAGCTATATAAGTGATTTAGATCGTGGTATAGTAGCGAGTTTTGATGGCACAGATGATTATATAGATACCAATTATGATTTTGATCCTAATGATTATAATGGAGACCTTACCGTAACTTTTTGGATGAAAAATAAAATAGATTCCAAAAATTTTTCAAACATAATGGCTGGTTCCAATTTTGAGATCAAAATGAGAGGAGACAAACTAATTGGAGATATTAATGTGTACGATCCACTCAATCCAAGCACATCATACGGACTGCCAAGTTCAGAAGACCTTATCGATGACAGTTGGTACCATATTGCCTATGTAATAGACACCGAAGCACAAAGTGGAAAAATCAATCGAAAATTATACATTAACGGTGCATTGAACAATAGCAGAGATCTTAATTTGGACTGGGCTAACGGTGCAGGCAATACAATATTAGGCAGCGACTTAAACAAAAATAGTCATGTTACCTATGACGGAAACCTTGACGATGTGGTATTTTGGGGCAGAGCTCTTACCGCTTCCGAAGTAGAATTATTATATAAGGAAGATAATATAGTTAAATATGAGCCAACAAATCCAATAACAGAAGCGATAGCCTATTTTCCTTTCAATGGAAATGTAAACGATGAATCTGCAATGGGCAAGGATTTCGACGGGGGCCTTAATGACGGAGCCACCTTTGCGAACGATCCCGCCAAAGGCGACGTGGTTACCCTAGACGGGAACGACATGATATCCATACAATCGGGTATCAATGCCAAGGACGGGCTTCCACAACAAAAATTTACAGTAAGCACTTGGGTAAAGACCACAACGGCCAAGGGGTGGAGCAGCCTTATAGGACTGGTCACAGACAACGGTAGCGATGAGAAAGGTTGGATACTGGGAACTAACGGTAGCGGTCAGAAGTTCAGTATCGGGATATCGACAAATAACGTACTGACCTATCTTGTGGCTCCTAACAATTTCAACTTAAACCAGTGGTATCATGTGGCAGCGACCTATGACGGAACAACCATGAAACTGTTCGTTGACGGCCAGCAACAGGCTTCCTCTACGGCCAGATCAGGAGACATTACCTACGACCCCAGTGGGGGAACGTTCCAGATAGGATCCTTTAAGGATAGTAACGACGACATCCGGCATATAGGAGCCTTGGACGAGATTACCATTTGGGAAAGGGCTTTAACTGCAGCTGAAATTTCGAGCATAATGTCTTTATCGCCCAATATGAACAATAAAAACTTGGATGAGAAGCAATATATCTCTGAAGATGAGATCTTAAGTTTAACAGATACCCCCTCCAACTTACAGCAATTGGTTATTTACCCCAATGAGTCCGATGGACATTTTAATATAGCCTTTAATTTGGCTGAAAGTTCCACTGTTACCTATAGGATTATAGCTATTTCATCAGGACAGCAATTGGCATTCGGCACCAGAGATTTTCAACCAGGGAGTCATGTTTGGGAGGTCATGGAAAATGGACTTCCAGATGGAATTCTCGTTATTAAAATCAATTCCAAACAATGGACGGAAACGAGAAAATTAATAATTAAAAACTATTAG
- a CDS encoding helix-turn-helix domain-containing protein, with translation MKIFIKFDFTAICNKVLKDTLETFNIKYKTLSFGEIEFLEKVSKEQLTALNETLKEYGSEIVENQKSILVQKIKDTIIDMVFNEDSHINVKSSVYLSEKLEHSYGYLSNLFSEVTFTSIENFIILQKIEYTKQLIIKNELTLTDIAYKLNYSSVAHLSTQFKNTTGITPSAFQRIITKRRELTNK, from the coding sequence ATGAAAATATTTATAAAGTTCGATTTTACAGCCATTTGTAACAAAGTTCTTAAAGACACGTTAGAAACGTTTAATATCAAATACAAAACGTTAAGTTTTGGAGAAATTGAGTTTTTAGAGAAGGTTTCTAAAGAACAATTAACAGCTTTAAATGAGACTTTAAAAGAGTATGGTAGCGAGATTGTAGAAAACCAAAAAAGTATCTTAGTTCAAAAAATTAAAGACACAATTATAGACATGGTTTTTAATGAAGATAGCCATATTAATGTAAAAAGTTCTGTGTATTTATCAGAAAAATTAGAGCACAGTTACGGGTATTTGTCTAATTTATTTTCGGAAGTTACCTTTACATCAATAGAGAATTTTATTATTCTTCAAAAAATAGAATACACCAAACAATTAATTATAAAAAACGAGCTAACACTTACAGATATTGCTTACAAGTTAAACTATTCTAGTGTGGCCCATTTAAGTACACAATTTAAAAACACCACAGGTATTACTCCTTCTGCATTTCAGAGAATTATTACCAAAAGAAGAGAATTAACGAACAAGTAA
- a CDS encoding DUF5670 family protein codes for MKTLLYTITILIIIIWALGFFVYAVGSLLIHLLLLLAFLLAIAGYKIKNS; via the coding sequence ATGAAAACCCTCCTATACACCATTACTATTCTTATAATAATAATTTGGGCCTTAGGTTTCTTCGTATATGCAGTTGGGTCTTTATTAATTCACTTATTGCTACTGCTAGCTTTTTTACTCGCAATTGCTGGTTACAAAATTAAAAACTCTTAA
- a CDS encoding HAD domain-containing protein: MLLYLDIDGVMVPANSWRRPEILEDGFPEFSTKATRSLNRIISNSSADIVLTTSHKHKYTLNEWKNIFRRRNININKISRLPRNTKHLNRKEELIKWFNNKRENQFLIIDDDKSLNGLPQYLKNNLIQTSGSVGLTEYLADEAIEKIGKSNFRLVE, from the coding sequence ATGTTATTATACTTAGACATAGATGGAGTAATGGTTCCCGCTAACTCTTGGAGAAGGCCTGAAATTTTAGAGGATGGCTTTCCTGAGTTTAGCACAAAGGCAACAAGGTCACTTAATAGAATTATTTCTAATTCAAGTGCAGATATTGTATTGACTACATCTCACAAGCATAAATATACATTAAATGAGTGGAAAAATATTTTTAGAAGAAGAAACATTAATATTAATAAAATTTCAAGACTTCCTAGGAATACTAAACATTTAAATAGAAAAGAAGAGTTGATTAAATGGTTTAATAATAAACGTGAAAATCAATTCTTAATAATAGACGATGATAAATCTCTGAATGGTTTACCTCAATATTTAAAGAATAATTTGATACAAACAAGTGGTTCAGTCGGCTTAACCGAATATTTAGCTGATGAAGCAATAGAAAAAATAGGTAAATCGAATTTTAGGTTGGTAGAATAA
- a CDS encoding ribonuclease H1 domain-containing protein, giving the protein MSKQKFYVVWNGRKKGIYTSWKVCKKQIDGFEGAQYKSFASLDDAEIAFSKKYEDYKGKNTTKPTLPANEKAKYGSPNLESISVDAACAGNPGKMEYRGVLTHNKKEIFRKGPFKKGTNNIGEFLALVHGIALLKSKNKEDIPIYSDSKIAMSWVKQKRCKTNIIFDASNKDLLELIKRAENWLKENTFKNPILKWETKAWGEIPADFGRK; this is encoded by the coding sequence ATGAGTAAACAAAAGTTTTATGTTGTTTGGAATGGGCGCAAAAAGGGAATTTATACATCTTGGAAGGTTTGTAAAAAACAAATTGACGGATTTGAAGGTGCGCAATACAAATCTTTTGCTAGTTTAGATGATGCTGAAATTGCTTTTTCTAAAAAATATGAAGATTATAAAGGTAAAAACACTACAAAACCCACTTTACCGGCTAATGAAAAAGCCAAATATGGTTCGCCTAATTTAGAAAGCATTTCTGTAGATGCTGCTTGTGCTGGAAATCCAGGGAAAATGGAATACAGAGGCGTACTTACCCATAATAAAAAAGAAATTTTTAGAAAAGGACCTTTTAAAAAAGGAACCAATAATATTGGTGAGTTTTTGGCTTTGGTGCATGGAATTGCTCTTTTAAAGAGTAAAAACAAAGAGGATATTCCTATTTATTCGGATTCTAAAATTGCTATGAGTTGGGTAAAACAAAAACGTTGCAAAACCAATATAATTTTTGATGCTTCTAATAAAGACTTGTTAGAATTGATAAAAAGAGCCGAAAATTGGCTAAAAGAAAATACGTTTAAAAACCCTATTTTAAAATGGGAGACCAAAGCTTGGGGAGAAATTCCTGCGGATTTTGGGAGGAAGTAA
- a CDS encoding phosphoribosylglycinamide formyltransferase, with protein sequence MKRIVIFASGSGSNAENIIKFFNHTKTAKVTKVLCNNEHAKVFERCKNLNISCLHFNRAQFSQSDFVLNILKKEADFVILAGFLWKIPTRIINHFPQKIINIHPALLPKYGGKGMYGMHVHKVVKENQELETGITIHYVNANYDEGAIIFQAKTALNDTDTPETIAEKIHVLEQTYFPKVIEEVILSINE encoded by the coding sequence ATGAAGCGTATTGTTATTTTTGCATCTGGTTCTGGTTCGAACGCAGAGAACATTATTAAGTTTTTTAATCACACTAAAACCGCTAAGGTTACCAAAGTGTTGTGTAACAATGAACATGCCAAAGTTTTTGAAAGGTGTAAAAACCTAAATATTAGTTGTTTACACTTTAATAGAGCGCAGTTTTCGCAATCGGATTTTGTTTTAAATATTTTAAAAAAAGAGGCCGATTTTGTAATTTTGGCTGGGTTTTTATGGAAAATTCCGACTAGAATTATCAATCATTTTCCCCAAAAAATTATTAATATTCATCCTGCCTTATTGCCAAAATATGGTGGAAAAGGAATGTATGGAATGCATGTTCATAAAGTTGTAAAAGAGAACCAAGAATTGGAAACTGGTATTACAATACATTATGTAAATGCGAATTACGACGAGGGTGCCATTATTTTTCAGGCAAAAACGGCGTTAAATGATACAGATACTCCTGAAACTATTGCAGAAAAAATTCATGTTTTAGAACAAACCTATTTTCCAAAAGTAATTGAAGAAGTAATTTTAAGTATTAATGAGTAA
- a CDS encoding acyl carrier protein — protein sequence MSDIASRVKAIIVDKLGVDDNEVTTEASFTNDLGADSLDTVELIMEFEKEFDIQIPDDQAENIGTVGQAVSYIEEAKK from the coding sequence ATGTCAGACATTGCATCAAGAGTAAAAGCGATTATCGTAGACAAATTAGGCGTTGACGATAACGAGGTAACAACAGAAGCTAGCTTCACAAACGATTTAGGAGCAGACTCTTTAGATACTGTTGAGTTAATTATGGAATTCGAAAAAGAATTCGATATTCAAATTCCAGACGATCAAGCTGAAAACATCGGTACAGTTGGTCAAGCAGTTAGCTATATTGAAGAAGCAAAAAAATAA